The Penaeus chinensis breed Huanghai No. 1 chromosome 25, ASM1920278v2, whole genome shotgun sequence genome segment TTCAGTcactcaaaaataaaataatcaatttTGAATAAAATATTATTGCATATCCATTGCCTGATTTAAAAGCAGTGTAGATTCACTACTCTTAGGACAATATATAAGACAACAAACATTTCACTTTTTATTAATCCAAAACATAGTAACAGTATTTACACTATTTACAACTGTGCCGGTAAAATTAtattatgtaaaaagaagaaaaaaaaaaaagaaaaacaaacattacTATAACAACTGacacaaaaagcaaaacaagacaTTTTACTTAGTATcagttatttcattttcttcaattttttgtATCATACATCTAGTAtctttaatagcaataacattaattaataaattcATAATGATCTGTAAACCAtaaaaaatcaaatcaacaaTTTCAAAAGAATTCTATTCAGCCAATTATGTTGCttttaaatataaaacaaattggTCATTATATTCAGAACAAtttttataagaacaataatattaacaagttagattttttttgcaacaaattaacaaaatcataataatcttcactaaattataataatcttcaCTCCTATATCTTTAAGCAATTTCTTCATAACATAAATTGCAAGTCAATTGAAATTCTACATcatcatatattaaataaatttcacaaaaaaatacatcacTGCTAATGGAGTCTTTAACAACACCTTGTCAATGTCTACTCTTAAAACCATCCAACCTTCTGACCATTAATCTTCTTGAATTTCTGTTGACTGAGTTTATCAAAAATAAGGAGGCCTGATGCTCTTTCAATAGTTTCTAGAGGAACCTGAAAAGGGTAAAAACAAGATTTTAAAATTCTTAATGTTAACCCCCTGCCAACAGGTATGACGTGTaggcacgtgctatgcccactgtgagtacttgtttgattgtttttacatatagatggttacatttgtactaagtcaccaatgagcctgttacgagtactgcctgtctcgcccgttcacccttttctttgatttatgaaatattttacgttatcttattttgctgttactaatgttaaaaatcattataataattataatgtttataataaaaataacaccactgatattcatggcactagtaaaaaatacgtttttcccaccaattcaaatcaggtacagtcacaaggtctactaactgactcctttgtggctgagcactagcagagccatctatgggcagacatttcacaaaaaaatatagaaaataggcatagcattttccccatttgatGTTCATttcccctggcggcattgggttaaaaatcaATTCATATTTGCATTTCTTCCTACATTCTGAACGAAATGCACATATGACTCCCTTGCTCAAATAAATGACAAGAGTCAAACTGCAAATATCTGTTAAAGCTTTGAAATACCCGGCAATTAAATCTTGATAGAGTTACAATACACTTGTAATGAGAACAGAACACTGCGAGGAATATGTGTTGAAAAATCTTCAGCTGAAAATGAAGGAAATGTCAGGCCAGGGTATAACTAAAAATTCCTCCTTGAATATGTCAAAGTAATTTTGTATGGTGGGAGGATGAACAGTTCCACATGACTTGCagctattctttaaaaaaaaaaaaaaaaaaaaaaaaaaaaaaaactacagccaTTGGATTATAAAGGCAATCACATaaaatatcaattttattacatttctttttctcctatgctatgcatatcatattactataaatgagacattttcttgatttttctatAAGGTTATGTATGGCTATAGGCCAGCATGAAGATTGTGTTTAGTCTATTCACAGACATTCTAATCTACACTATTTATAAAAGTCGTGATCTCACATCATTGCAATCACTGGATCTCGATACACATTCTGTCCCTCAATATGAAGACCAATTATCAATTTGCAGAACTATCAATTCTATTTGAAATAAATTTTCCAACAGTGAAACTAAAACTGACTCGTATTTTATTATTCAACACTCAGTGGTGAAATCCTTACTTAGTCTCTTTTATAATAAATTGTATAAATCTAaaaccaaaacaataaacatgattATCACTTCAAGAAAGCACTTTATGTCCTAGCAACCTCTTCAACATCTTACCAACCTCATATAATTGTTATTTCAAAATTATTCAAAGACAAGATACCAACTGAACTTGAactgcataaaatataaatagcacTACTAATTCCCTTACAATTTACCAGTTTATCAACAAAGAAACATTTATTCTGCTTACGTGGAATGATGCAATAGGTACACTATCGTCAATCGCCACATTTGGTAACAGGAAGCACTCTAGGTCCAGTTCTCCTGTATTGCTTTCACAAACAACtacctaaaagaaaaaaattgtgattGAAAGGAGGATCTTATAGTTCTTTTATGCTCAGACAAGTACATGAGAGTgatacaaagatataaatatttgCTTTTATAACAACTACTTgttgaattatatgtatacaaataattagatataaatatatgttgtagAAAGAAGCCAATATGAACAAATTCCTTTTAAAACAACTACTTCTTAAATACCACATATACCAAAATACATATAATCAAATTTAAATAAATCATATTAAAGGAAACCATCTCTAACTTCAAATCACTGGAATATTAACAGTTCTCCAAAAATAGGAATATATCATTTTTCTCTAGAGTTCCAGAAATTTGTAACAGTTGTCAAAAAATACGAATATACTTTTCTTCTCTAGAGTACCAGAAatttgtaatattatcatcagtgaaAATTACTATAAAACTATTAAACACTACTATCAGTCCTTGCTAAGATCATTTATATGGATTTTAGAAACATAAGCTAGGTACTTCCTGCCAAAAACAGAAAGGTAAGGGTGCATAAAACTGTTCAAGCCACGATACCTTAAAGAAATAAGTTGGgacggatatacatacacacgttgtCTTACTTTATAGAAATGGGTTGGGACggaaaaatacacacactgtCTTACCTTAAAGAAATAAGCTGGGATGGAAAAATATACACACTTTGTCTTACCTTATAAAAATGGGTTGGGACTGAAACATGATTCTGGCCAATCACTTGATACTTGACATAAAGCTTGCCGTCCTCTTCACGTCTAAAAGGAAACTTGGGTTATTGGAATTTTATCTTCTAAAAAACGAATGTTAAAATAACAGCTTAGATATCTTGCAAAAGTCAAAAagtgagagaatatgaaagaaaggTTCTACTTAATTAATATAAAGACAGGAGAGATCATGTACTTACTTTCTGCAAGTGAGTTAATTCATTCACAGATTTTGAAATGAAATTGAGTATATTGTGAAAGTATCCTACAATGAGAACACTTAAAAGCCTACAAAGAGAACACTTAAAAGCCTGTCTTTAAATATAGCTTTATATGACCAGGGCAATTCAGTTGTGACAAACTGAACTATTACACAACATTCACAAATCTAACACCTGTCGAATCTCTTACATACATTTACTTTGCTGACTCTAGCAAAATGAACCATGAGAAAAATCAAAATCTAAAGTAATTTACCAGAAAACCCACCTTGGCAAGAACAGGGGTccagtacatacataaacattggCATAACTCTTTGTCAACTGTCGACAATACTGCTCCACGTCATTCCACTTGTCCCGGTTAAACCCTCTTCCTACCTGCAAAGAACCTTTATACTTAATGCAAAATATCATCTTGAAACATACTGTATTCATGTACAAGTTAACTAAATGCAATATCATGTAAGTTCATAGTATCATCATGAACAGCTGTAAATAATTTGCATATCTACTTCATGTAGATAACATTACCCTATTGGAAAATTAAGAAATGCTAATAACAAAGCCAAAGACAGGTATGATAAGGAAACATAGTTTAGTACTGAAAACTGATATTTGTAAAGAAATAAACTAAAGGGTTTGGaaagaaaatctgaaaaaaaaagttaataataataataatcttctctTCTACCAATAAAGTCTTAATCCCTCAGGGATGAAATAAGGCAAttcctgtatttatatatgctggaTACGGAGGATATTATGGGCAagtgatatataagaaaaaactTATTATAAATACCCTAATTTGAAGAATCTGGGCTGAAATAATCTTTACTGAAACTTGTTAACTCCCattgtgtatgaacatatatttgaAATTTGCCATCAATCAGGAGTTTTAGTTatgctgaaaaaaacaacattatccattttttctttatgtaattTCAATTCTCTATCTTGTTTTAACCCTTGTTTTTCCTTAAGCCTTCTAAAACCAATGCCTCtgaaatatttctgaaaaaaTCATTAGATATTGGAATACTACTTTTTGTTCTAAGGTGCCTACAGTGCAATCCTTGATCTGACATTGGAACTACTGTTtagaaaggaatgaatgagaattattAATTCTTTTTGTACACACAGTAAATCATGTTAATATCTTTAAGGTGGAAGATATGAAAAATTCTGAAGGCTTTTCATCTATTTTGAAAAAATGCCAAACTAATATGAGAACAAGACAGACTAGCATtattaagtgattttttttttttttttaaatctgaccTATTCATTTTGACAATTATCCTATAActtcctttttttggggggtccaATCAACTATCCTTCACACATCCTTGTTGCTAATCCTAAAACTTTTGCCCCAAGACCTCTCATAATAATCTACTCAGTCATCCTGAAACACATTTGTGAAAAGAAGCAGATGAGGAATACCCAACCACTCCTAATATTAGccaaaagaacaaggaagaatcATGCCTGTTCCCAATAATGCTTTTACAGTAAAACTGATGTTCTTGTTAGCACATGTTATTAGAtcatgtctatgttttttttttcttgtttaagtaTGAGAGTAGTAttaccttctttcctttttcattcttggGTTTTAACATCTCTCTACAAATACCAAAGTCCCTATGTGTCCTGCTCACTTTACCTGTGTTTTCATCTTTCTCGCTTCAGTAAGGACAGGGGGGTAGAAGGTACCTAGATCAGTTCTATCACAAGAGGATAACACATCACCTGAAGAATCGACCTGGAAGGATTACTTAAAGTACAGAATGTTGCATTCATACAGGTTTTCATTTCTGTAATAACCCCTTACTGTGGCAACAGAGTTAGGAGGGTAGCTTGTTCAAAAATTAGTGTGTAGTCATTTTACCTGTGGTGACATATTAGAAAGGAGGAAGGTTTCATTGCAATCCTCCTGGGATCGGCGATGATTACCAGCTGCAGCTAAATGTCCTCGATCATAACCACTCCCTTTGTAATCACGATTTTCAGATCTtataaaaggaagagataagaaatgaGGGATAAATGAGGCAGACTGCagagtctatatgtatatcttatatatatatacatatcagcttTATCAAATGGTCACAGCTAAAAAACATATTGTTAAGGTATAACATACAAAATTACATAATCTAACAGACTACTGTCTGTGGTAATGTAACTACCAAAACAATAGAAATCTTGTTTTCAAAAGCTTACAAAACTATCATTCACCACCTTTTCCCCTCATAacagttctcctcctcctaaatGTCACCTATCACctatcccctcccattccccctccccctttccatctcactctccctccatttctattGCCTCCTGCTCAGTTTACCTCTgatgccctctctctttcctgccctctctccctcccctgtttcttctttgctctctccccctctcctgctcttttcatgccctctcttcctctcctgctcctttcctgcttctctccccttcttgccatgttctctttctcttcccaatcctcttcccccctttcctgttcctctcctgTCCCTTCTTCTAATCCTGATCCTTCTATTtaccctgccctctctccctctacacccatccctctccttcccttgccttctctctctctcctgtgccctcactctttcctttgccctctctcttgaCTGCCCTGTTTCCTTCTCTAGCCCACTCTCctacccactctccttctctcctctctccctctcttgcccttttACCTTCTCCTACCCTCTCATTTCCTCCATTCCTACCTTCTATTCCTTGCCTTCTTTACCTCTCATGTCTATATTCCCTTTTTTgccctactctactctactctactctactctactctactctactctactctactctactctactctactctactctactctactctactctactctactctactctactctactctactctactctactctactctactctactctactctactctactctactctactctactctactctactctactcttttcttttcttttcttttcttttcttttctttctttctttttctttctttctttctctctctctctctctctttgtgcagcCTACCTGAAGTACTGATGAACTGAAGTATCTTCATGAAAGTCACTTTTGGCTCTGTCAACACTGGGATTTTTTGCTACACTTTCTGCTGTCAGGTGTTCACAGACCCAGTATGGGATGCGATTTCTTGTATCGTATGACAAAACAAAGTCATTCAGTGATCTTACATTTGACAAACTTGGAAAACCAAATCGCATGatctgaaaaaatatacatatttatatacactgaaAGGACAACATTGAATTAAACAATTAGTCACATATTCTGTAATCCTACAATTCGATATTTACATTTAACATTTcaattcataatgaaaatatcacaTAACAAGCactaaaataaatggaaagtaTAATGAAATTTCATATACAGAATAATAGAAATTATCTGATCATCTTACAATCATTAAACTTATATTACAAGGATAGACTAACTTCCCATTCCACTGAGAAATACCTGTGCTATCCGTGGAGCATTTGGAGCCGGCAAAGGAACAACATCTGGTGCTTGTGTGTTAATAACACTGCCTTGATGACTAGCCGCTGAGACTGTTTCAATGCCTGGGATGCCAACCCTCACTTTCTCATGTGATTTATTATAGCCTAAGAGCCAGCCTATACTTGTAGCTGTTCCTATGACCGCAACTTGCGATATTTTACGAAACAGCACCGACATTGTTTAAAAAAAAGCAATGCACCTGAAAGGCAATTGTATAACATTAGTCTTCATATTTCAAGATTTTCAATTGATGTTTCTTCAATACACTCCCCAGCTAACAGGAGCCTTTTACTGTGATAGTTTTGCCCATGACAGTAACAGTGACCATGAAGTATAGCATGCATATTACAAGTAAGAGATGATAACAAACATTATTTTCAACAGAAAAGGCTCTCTGCTATGCAATTATCTAGAACAGGACACAAGATCTAGGAATATAGATGACACTGCTTTATAAAATACCAAAATGATAATCACTACTTCATAAAATGGTGTTGACACATTATGGAaaacaacacattttttttattttttttattatcagaattaaATCACATGATGCCACTGCGCTCTGGCAAAGGTCAACAAACCTCCTCCATGTATactcaacaagaaaaaaaacaattctaaTACAACACTAAAAACCTTATCATGCATAACTACTAGTCATTATCTCTTAAATCAAGCCAGTCTATGCATAATGGGTTTATTTTTGATAATTGCTATTatgtaaaagaataaagatatataaagttACTAAATTTTTTGCTCTACAAtttaacaaacaaaatcaaacaatgaaatatatatatatatatatatatatatatatatatatatatatatacatatatatataatcagaactAAACGAACATTTAGAATATTCATTTTACGAAATGATGAAGCATAGACCTCGATATAGCTGGAGTTACTCACATAGTAAGAAGAACCAATAGAACTTGTAATATTAGTTTTATTCGTACTAAACATCGTTGATTTAAACCTTTCTTACAATTAATACCTTATTTTTTCGCTGCCAAAGTCTCAACATATACCGACGAGCCACTCCGGCATATAAGTAATAAGTCTAATGCATCATCAACATATTGAGTGTTATGCATATCAACTTCACTTTTGAGTTGAATAACCTTTACAGTCATCCAGTATTAAGCACATACCGACTATCCCATGGTCCCCCAAAGTCCTAATGACATCTAATTCCTTAATTAACCACCAAATTACCTTTAATTTAAGTAGAATCAACAAATACACGTGAAACACTAGCAGCTCACGTCCCTTGGAGTGTTATTGGAGGCGACCTGACTATAAATAAGGAACTGGGAGATAAAATAagagttaaataaaataaaagagagagaaaaattgatatATGATGTGCAAATATACTATGAGATAAGTAAGGTGAAGAACGTGGGagataagtaaagaaaagaaaggggaataagataGAATTATAAGGGTTGGTTTTAAAGTCATTCCGGGTGACTTATAAATATTCTTTTAGTTCTGAATATGTATAGattctttgtttgcttttgtttgttaatATGTAGAGGGATTAGtgtagaatatgtatgtatatatctctaataAGACCTTGCAAATACGAGGTTCCCTTGCAAagattattcttttatataatcAACCATAATATCTGTATAATCCTTGATGAATAATCTTTAATTTTTGACAGgatgttatatgtattatcataattatttactaATGTTTGAAAAATAGCGTATTATGTTCTGAATCTAGGATAACCATCAATAATTATGTAAGGATAATCacagtatggaaaaaaaaaatcatactggtACTGCtaataaaggaatgataatgacaaatacatCACCAATAACACTAATCGTCCActctcaaataatgataataataataaaacacacacaaaaaaaatattcctgaAATAAAATAGTTGTCGCTAAACTTCTTCCGTTTTCTATAACGTTAAAGAAGACAGAAGTTTTGGCAGGAACATAATGTCATTCCACACCAAAATCTTCTTGAAAAAAGCAAATCGAATAGAGAtaatttaagaaaaagaagaagaaaatagattcTGGGGATAGAGACTATTCAAAAGTCTAAAATTctacaaaagaagagagaagaggaagataatgtcATATAAACACGTGGCTATAACGGGACCTCctggtaattatattattaattgtcATGCAATAATAACCTGAGATGTTGTTTCTAAGAGACCTTTTAACCATGTAAAATG includes the following:
- the LOC125038745 gene encoding endonuclease G, mitochondrial-like isoform X1, which codes for MSVLFRKISQVAVIGTATSIGWLLGYNKSHEKVRVGIPGIETVSAASHQGSVINTQAPDVVPLPAPNAPRIAQIMRFGFPSLSNVRSLNDFVLSYDTRNRIPYWVCEHLTAESVAKNPSVDRAKSDFHEDTSVHQYFRSENRDYKGSGYDRGHLAAAGNHRRSQEDCNETFLLSNMSPQVDSSGDVLSSCDRTDLGTFYPPVLTEARKMKTQVGRGFNRDKWNDVEQYCRQLTKSYANVYVCTGPLFLPRREEDGKLYVKYQVIGQNHVSVPTHFYKVVVCESNTGELDLECFLLPNVAIDDSVPIASFHVPLETIERASGLLIFDKLSQQKFKKINGQKVGWF
- the LOC125038745 gene encoding endonuclease G, mitochondrial-like isoform X2; translated protein: MSVLFRKISQVAVIGTATSIGWLLGYNKSHEKVRVGIPGIETVSAASHQGSVINTQAPDVVPLPAPNAPRIAQIMRFGFPSLSNVRSLNDFVLSYDTRNRIPYWVCEHLTAESVAKNPSVDRAKSDFHEDTSVHQYFRSENRDYKGSGYDRGHLAAAGNHRRSQEDCNETFLLSNMSPQVGRGFNRDKWNDVEQYCRQLTKSYANVYVCTGPLFLPRREEDGKLYVKYQVIGQNHVSVPTHFYKVVVCESNTGELDLECFLLPNVAIDDSVPIASFHVPLETIERASGLLIFDKLSQQKFKKINGQKVGWF